The Desmonostoc muscorum LEGE 12446 genome includes a region encoding these proteins:
- a CDS encoding DUF565 domain-containing protein, protein MQNTRLNNLFSAIARQSGQWFLNPWRRLSLLIISFLFGFFLGNAVSTTAGQRAELDIVAAGFLVLLTEITSRIFYSQSFFTRRSLLVDSLNLLKVGFTYSLFLEAFKLGS, encoded by the coding sequence ATGCAAAACACACGTCTTAATAACTTGTTCAGTGCCATTGCTAGACAGTCGGGGCAATGGTTTCTAAATCCCTGGCGGCGACTATCGTTGCTGATAATTAGCTTTTTGTTCGGTTTTTTTCTGGGAAACGCAGTTTCTACCACAGCCGGTCAACGCGCAGAATTAGATATTGTGGCAGCTGGTTTTTTAGTACTGTTAACGGAAATTACTAGCAGAATATTTTACAGCCAGAGTTTTTTCACCAGGCGATCGCTCTTGGTAGATTCATTAAATCTTCTGAAAGTTGGCTTCACCTACAGCCTGTTTCTCGAAGCCTTTAAGTTGGGATCGTAG
- a CDS encoding glycerate kinase gives MGKQEAREAALADGLRAKAFGITPENVDEVIEKRSHLQKSVLPAFNEFCQTTLQMEPQEMLQVLWDLWLPLGIKIALGRQQLGRPLIQGILGGQGTGKTTMCKVLSLILHQLGYRTVSLSLDDLYKTYSDRLLLTQQDPRLIWRGPPGTHDVDLGLNLLDQIRQLQSPVMIPRFDKSAYGGAGDRTNPEIFTNIDILLFEGWFVGVRPINADLFDTAPPPILTDEDKAFARDMNVRLHDYLPLWERLDSLIVLYPTDYRCSLEWRKQAEQQMIAAGKSGMSNAEIEQFVNYFWRSLHPELFIKPLVKDATAVDLVIEINGDRSIGTIIRNS, from the coding sequence ATGGGGAAGCAAGAAGCAAGAGAAGCGGCGTTAGCAGATGGGTTGAGGGCAAAGGCTTTTGGGATTACGCCGGAAAATGTAGATGAGGTGATAGAAAAGCGATCGCATTTACAAAAATCTGTCTTACCAGCTTTTAACGAGTTCTGCCAAACTACCCTCCAAATGGAACCCCAGGAAATGTTACAAGTTTTGTGGGATTTGTGGCTGCCTTTGGGGATCAAAATTGCATTGGGGCGTCAACAATTGGGACGCCCTCTGATTCAAGGAATATTGGGAGGACAAGGGACTGGGAAAACCACAATGTGCAAAGTTCTCAGCTTGATTCTCCATCAGTTGGGATACCGGACTGTGAGTTTGTCTTTGGATGACTTATATAAAACTTACAGCGATCGCTTACTCCTAACACAGCAAGATCCCCGCTTGATTTGGCGAGGGCCACCAGGAACCCACGATGTAGATTTGGGCTTAAATTTACTAGATCAAATCCGCCAATTGCAAAGCCCAGTGATGATTCCGCGTTTTGATAAATCGGCTTATGGAGGTGCTGGCGATCGCACTAATCCAGAAATCTTTACAAACATAGATATTCTACTATTTGAAGGTTGGTTTGTCGGTGTCCGACCAATTAACGCAGATTTATTTGATACTGCACCGCCGCCAATTCTCACAGATGAAGATAAAGCATTTGCCCGCGATATGAATGTTCGCCTCCACGATTACTTACCACTGTGGGAGCGATTAGACAGCTTAATTGTCCTGTATCCCACCGATTACCGCTGTTCTTTGGAGTGGCGCAAACAGGCAGAACAACAGATGATTGCTGCGGGTAAATCGGGGATGAGCAATGCAGAGATAGAGCAATTTGTCAATTATTTTTGGCGATCGCTTCACCCCGAATTATTCATCAAACCCTTAGTAAAAGATGCAACAGCGGTTGATTTAGTAATTGAGATTAATGGCGATCGGAGTATTGGTACAATAATTCGTAATTCGTAA
- a CDS encoding tetratricopeptide repeat protein: MHNRIFTTLFLTLSLATTPQLVVAENKIEQLFQQGKAAQEAGKYPESEATYRRIIQIEPNNATAYFKLCDVLNSQNKLDEAITACQKSVQLNSQDAKTHNLLGYIFQDQKKLDAAVAAYQKAIQLNPTYATAYNNLGIALYDQKKLDAAVAAYQKAIQLNPNYAIAYYNLSIALSDQKKLDTAVAAFQKAIQLNPYYASAYKNLGNALSDEKKLDAAVAALQKAIQLNPNDATAYNNLGNALREQKKLDAAVAALQKAIQLNPNDATAYYNLGNALNDQKKLDAAVAAFQKAIQLYPNFAIAYNNLGITLRQQKKLDAAVAAFQKAIQLNPNLATVYYNLGIALLGQNKLDAAVAAFQKAIQLNPKFDVAYNNLGIALKDQKKLDAAVAAYQKAIQLNPNDAYAYSNLGNALKDQKKLDAAVAAYQKAINLPEDNSGTPTSAHTLAHNGLGLWFQEQEKLKEAIQHFDEAEQIDPNYVYASNNNIEARRLWKTKDNTQAKGIDDDRQWLPKDDPTVLVKRSVVRITAEFFNRERQGIEIGTGVVIKREDNRTLILTNRHVIFDGYEQGKNIQVEFFSSPPPNRVRMRRDAKLFKMTSVDEQLDLAVLEVSGNLPEDIQPLSNSSTTITPKMPIRIIGHSAQRGEDKSWSMESGQISYQNQQLEISQALLKPGYSGSPVIDSQNRLLGIVFARRKGEDRDFAYPMSEIQKQLSTWNIR, encoded by the coding sequence ATGCACAACCGTATATTCACTACTTTATTTTTAACTCTATCTCTGGCAACCACACCCCAGCTTGTAGTTGCTGAAAACAAGATTGAACAGCTATTTCAACAAGGCAAGGCTGCCCAAGAAGCGGGTAAATACCCAGAATCAGAGGCAACATATCGCCGGATTATTCAAATTGAACCAAATAATGCCACTGCTTACTTCAAGCTGTGTGATGTTTTGAATTCCCAGAACAAACTTGATGAAGCAATAACAGCTTGTCAAAAATCCGTTCAACTCAACTCGCAAGATGCCAAAACTCACAATCTTCTTGGCTACATTTTTCAAGACCAGAAGAAATTAGATGCCGCAGTTGCCGCCTACCAAAAAGCAATTCAACTCAACCCCACCTATGCCACTGCTTACAACAATCTCGGCATTGCCTTGTATGACCAAAAGAAATTAGATGCCGCAGTTGCCGCCTACCAAAAAGCAATTCAACTCAACCCCAACTATGCTATTGCTTACTATAATCTCAGCATTGCCCTAAGTGACCAGAAGAAATTAGATACCGCAGTTGCCGCCTTCCAAAAAGCAATTCAACTCAACCCCTACTATGCTAGTGCTTACAAAAATCTCGGCAATGCCTTAAGTGACGAGAAGAAATTAGATGCAGCAGTTGCGGCCTTGCAAAAAGCAATTCAACTCAACCCCAACGATGCCACTGCTTACAACAATCTCGGCAATGCCCTGAGAGAGCAGAAGAAATTAGATGCAGCAGTTGCGGCCTTGCAAAAAGCAATTCAACTCAACCCCAACGATGCTACTGCTTACTACAATCTCGGCAATGCCCTCAATGACCAGAAGAAATTAGATGCCGCAGTTGCCGCCTTCCAAAAAGCAATTCAACTCTACCCTAACTTCGCTATTGCTTACAACAATCTTGGTATTACCCTGAGACAGCAGAAGAAATTAGATGCCGCAGTTGCCGCCTTCCAAAAAGCAATTCAACTCAACCCAAACTTAGCTACTGTTTACTATAATCTCGGCATTGCCCTGTTAGGGCAGAACAAATTAGATGCCGCAGTTGCCGCCTTCCAAAAAGCAATTCAACTCAACCCAAAGTTTGATGTTGCTTACAACAATCTCGGCATTGCCCTCAAAGACCAGAAGAAATTAGATGCAGCAGTTGCCGCTTACCAAAAAGCAATTCAACTCAACCCCAACGATGCTTATGCTTACAGCAATCTCGGCAATGCCCTCAAAGACCAGAAGAAATTAGATGCAGCAGTTGCTGCCTACCAAAAAGCCATAAATTTGCCAGAAGACAATTCTGGAACTCCAACCAGCGCTCATACTCTTGCTCATAATGGCTTGGGTTTATGGTTCCAAGAGCAAGAGAAACTAAAAGAAGCCATTCAACATTTTGACGAAGCAGAACAAATTGACCCCAATTATGTCTATGCCAGTAACAACAATATAGAAGCAAGACGGTTATGGAAAACGAAAGACAATACCCAAGCTAAGGGAATAGACGATGATCGCCAATGGTTGCCTAAAGATGATCCCACTGTACTAGTGAAGCGTTCTGTAGTACGCATCACTGCTGAGTTTTTTAACCGCGAACGCCAGGGAATAGAGATTGGCACTGGTGTAGTAATTAAGCGAGAAGACAACCGGACATTAATCCTCACTAATCGTCATGTCATTTTTGACGGCTACGAACAGGGTAAAAATATCCAAGTGGAATTTTTCAGTTCGCCACCGCCGAACCGAGTGCGAATGCGGCGAGATGCCAAGCTGTTCAAAATGACTTCTGTTGACGAACAACTCGATTTAGCGGTTTTGGAAGTTAGCGGTAATCTACCAGAAGATATCCAGCCCTTATCCAACTCCTCAACTACAATTACTCCGAAAATGCCGATTCGGATTATCGGTCATTCTGCTCAAAGAGGTGAAGATAAATCTTGGTCTATGGAATCAGGGCAAATCAGCTATCAAAACCAGCAATTAGAAATATCTCAAGCTTTACTCAAACCTGGTTATTCTGGCAGTCCTGTAATTGATTCGCAAAATCGACTTTTAGGAATTGTCTTTGCCAGAAGAAAAGGTGAAGACCGAGATTTCGCTTATCCCATGTCTGAGATTCAAAAACAATTGTCCACTTGGAATATTCGTTAA
- a CDS encoding restriction endonuclease subunit R produces MTILSARNLSLEEVHRLFGFQRHYNDSFSNYLSLEPLTETEQQELKQIQHDFDRYLTIGKVSEGQVKFLAVAPLLRLAGFYRYPIEIVLEENIADIEVEDEDIKIKGRFDILAISKAKHTKPQTYFWVLLIESKNSQIDISTGLSQLLTYAYKNLDNQKSVWGLTTNGRSYQFIYIEQGNPPIYYLLPELNLMERERSSQLLQILKAICQL; encoded by the coding sequence ATGACAATTCTCAGCGCTCGGAATTTATCCTTAGAAGAAGTTCATCGTCTGTTTGGTTTTCAAAGACATTACAATGACTCATTTTCTAACTACTTATCTCTGGAACCTCTTACGGAAACAGAACAGCAGGAACTCAAACAAATTCAGCATGACTTTGATCGATACCTGACAATTGGTAAAGTTTCTGAGGGTCAGGTAAAGTTTCTTGCAGTTGCCCCTTTACTAAGATTAGCTGGTTTTTATCGCTATCCGATCGAGATTGTTTTGGAGGAGAATATTGCTGATATTGAGGTAGAAGATGAAGATATCAAAATTAAAGGAAGATTTGATATTCTAGCTATTAGTAAAGCTAAACATACAAAACCTCAAACATATTTTTGGGTATTGTTAATTGAATCTAAAAATAGTCAGATTGATATTTCAACAGGTTTATCTCAGCTACTCACATACGCTTATAAAAATTTAGATAATCAAAAATCAGTTTGGGGATTAACGACTAATGGTAGAAGTTATCAGTTTATCTATATCGAACAAGGAAATCCCCCTATTTATTATCTGTTGCCAGAATTAAATTTAATGGAAAGAGAACGTTCAAGTCAGTTGCTACAAATTTTAAAAGCAATTTGTCAACTTTAA
- a CDS encoding ABC transporter permease subunit (The N-terminal region of this protein, as described by TIGR01726, is a three transmembrane segment that identifies a subfamily of ABC transporter permease subunits, which specificities that include histidine, arginine, glutamine, glutamate, L-cystine (sic), the opines (in Agrobacterium) octopine and nopaline, etc.), whose product MAGFSFGRWLRWCVVVGISCLLLAGCAVNPSGGKTLRVATEPAFPPFEFQGQGGELQGFSIDLMNAIATAANFKVDFQSLPFDGIIPALQAKTVDAAISSITITEERAKTISFSRPYFKAGLAIAIRADNQNITGFDSLKNQKIAVQIGTTGAAKAKSVPGVQIRSFDSAPLALQELLNGNVDAVINDAPVTLYAINTGNLKGIKVVQQLLTEEFYGIATAKNSPNLALINDGLDKVLKNGAYSQIYQKWFKTQPPLLPAKSPFENQSSAAVPGIVTSINVILQAVPTLLQGALVTLQLTILSVVFGLIAGSLIGIIRLSHIAPLRWLARAYVDFFRGTPLLVQIFMIYFGLPAILQELGLTFSFDRLVAGVIALSLNSAAYIAEVVRAGIQSIEVGQGEAAQSLGLSSVQTMSYVIFPQAFRRMIPPLGNEFISLLKDTSLVAVIGFEELFRKGQLIVADNYRAFEIYAGVAVVYLCLTLLSSQAFSRLEAWMNPVKR is encoded by the coding sequence ATGGCTGGATTTAGTTTTGGGCGTTGGCTGCGTTGGTGTGTGGTTGTTGGTATTAGTTGTTTGTTACTGGCTGGCTGTGCTGTGAACCCTAGTGGAGGAAAAACTCTGCGGGTTGCTACTGAACCTGCGTTTCCACCTTTTGAGTTTCAAGGACAAGGTGGTGAGTTGCAAGGTTTTTCTATTGATTTGATGAATGCGATCGCCACTGCTGCTAACTTTAAAGTTGATTTTCAAAGTCTGCCTTTTGATGGTATTATCCCAGCCCTCCAAGCCAAAACGGTAGATGCTGCCATTAGTTCGATCACGATTACAGAGGAGAGGGCGAAGACGATTTCTTTTTCCCGTCCTTATTTTAAAGCGGGGTTGGCGATCGCAATTCGCGCGGATAATCAAAATATTACTGGCTTTGATAGTCTCAAAAATCAAAAAATCGCAGTCCAAATTGGCACAACTGGTGCCGCAAAGGCTAAGAGTGTTCCTGGCGTACAAATTCGCAGTTTTGATTCAGCACCTCTAGCTTTACAAGAATTACTCAATGGTAATGTAGATGCGGTAATTAATGACGCACCTGTAACTTTATATGCAATAAATACAGGCAATTTGAAGGGAATTAAAGTTGTACAGCAATTGCTGACGGAAGAGTTTTATGGAATTGCTACTGCTAAAAATTCGCCGAATCTGGCATTAATCAATGATGGTTTAGATAAGGTATTGAAAAATGGCGCTTATTCCCAAATTTACCAAAAATGGTTTAAGACCCAACCGCCATTATTACCAGCTAAATCACCATTTGAGAATCAAAGTAGCGCTGCTGTTCCGGGAATAGTTACGTCAATTAATGTGATTTTACAGGCTGTTCCGACTTTATTGCAGGGAGCTTTGGTCACGTTGCAATTAACGATACTTTCGGTAGTATTTGGTTTAATTGCCGGTTCTTTGATTGGAATTATCCGCCTTTCTCATATTGCACCTTTGCGTTGGTTAGCGAGGGCGTATGTAGATTTTTTCCGGGGAACGCCTTTGCTAGTGCAAATTTTTATGATTTACTTTGGGTTACCGGCAATTTTGCAAGAACTTGGTTTGACATTTAGTTTTGATCGCCTAGTCGCTGGAGTCATTGCTTTAAGTTTGAATAGCGCCGCTTATATTGCAGAAGTTGTACGTGCTGGAATTCAATCGATTGAAGTAGGACAAGGTGAAGCAGCACAATCACTAGGTTTGAGTTCTGTGCAAACCATGAGTTATGTGATTTTTCCCCAAGCTTTCCGGCGCATGATTCCACCCTTGGGTAATGAGTTTATCAGTTTATTAAAAGATACAAGCTTAGTTGCAGTGATTGGTTTTGAAGAATTGTTCCGCAAAGGACAGCTAATTGTTGCTGATAACTATCGCGCCTTTGAAATTTACGCGGGTGTAGCGGTGGTTTATTTATGTTTGACGCTACTTTCTTCCCAAGCATTTAGCCGATTGGAAGCTTGGATGAATCCCGTCAAGCGCTAA
- a CDS encoding amino acid ABC transporter ATP-binding protein: MNNSTPAIIFDNIEKSFGSLKVLKGITGEIKRGEVVAVIGSSGCGKSTLLRCFNRLETINSGRLIVNGINLSRPTVNYSQLRELRTQVGMVFQQFNLFPHLSVLENMTLAPRKVLGKTPKESAQLAGLYLEKVGLFDKASAYPEQLSGGQKQRVAIARSLCMNPQIMLFDEPTSALDPELVGEVLQVMQQLAAEGMTMAIVTHEMQFAKEVAHQVIFLDKGVVAEQGSAYEVLTNPQSDRLRTFLSRLQIIPNS; the protein is encoded by the coding sequence ATGAACAATTCCACCCCCGCAATTATTTTTGACAATATCGAAAAAAGCTTTGGTTCTCTCAAAGTCCTCAAAGGAATCACAGGCGAAATCAAGCGGGGAGAAGTCGTTGCAGTTATTGGTTCTTCCGGCTGTGGTAAAAGTACTCTCCTGCGCTGCTTTAACCGTTTGGAAACCATCAACAGCGGACGCTTGATAGTCAACGGTATCAACTTATCCCGACCCACTGTCAACTATAGCCAACTACGGGAACTGCGAACACAAGTAGGCATGGTTTTCCAACAGTTCAACCTGTTTCCCCATCTCAGCGTCTTGGAAAATATGACACTTGCACCGCGTAAAGTACTGGGTAAAACACCGAAAGAAAGCGCCCAACTAGCAGGTTTATATCTGGAAAAAGTTGGTTTATTTGACAAAGCCTCTGCTTATCCCGAACAACTTTCTGGCGGACAAAAGCAACGAGTAGCGATCGCCCGTAGTTTATGTATGAATCCCCAGATCATGCTATTCGATGAACCCACCAGCGCCCTAGATCCGGAACTCGTCGGTGAAGTTCTCCAAGTGATGCAGCAATTAGCCGCAGAAGGGATGACAATGGCGATCGTTACCCATGAAATGCAATTTGCTAAAGAAGTAGCCCATCAGGTGATTTTTTTAGATAAAGGTGTTGTGGCAGAACAAGGTTCAGCTTACGAAGTTCTCACCAATCCCCAAAGCGATCGCCTACGTACTTTCCTCAGTCGCCTTCAAATAATTCCTAATTCCTAA
- the lipB gene encoding lipoyl(octanoyl) transferase LipB produces the protein MIHSNKPHQNRCLLYNQGLMPYLDAHAWQRSLLTQRIHDPSLDDVLILLEHPPVYTLGQGANSDFLKFDIDKSQYNVHRVERGGEVTYHCPGQLVGYPILNLQRYRQDLHWYLRQLEEVIIRVLAVYGLQGERIPAFTGVWLQGRKVAAIGIKVSRWITMHGFALNVCPDMTGFERIVPCGISDKPVGSLAEWIPNITCQEVRFHVAECFAEVFGVEIVESQPEGFFRSE, from the coding sequence ATGATCCATAGTAATAAACCACACCAAAACCGTTGTTTGCTGTATAACCAAGGATTAATGCCTTACTTAGACGCTCATGCATGGCAGCGATCGCTCCTGACTCAACGCATCCATGACCCCAGTCTAGATGACGTGTTAATTCTCCTAGAGCATCCACCCGTCTACACTTTGGGACAAGGAGCCAACTCAGATTTTCTCAAATTTGATATTGACAAAAGTCAGTATAATGTGCATCGGGTGGAACGGGGCGGCGAAGTGACTTACCATTGTCCTGGTCAACTGGTGGGGTATCCAATTTTAAATCTGCAACGTTATCGTCAAGACTTGCACTGGTACTTACGGCAACTCGAAGAAGTCATAATTCGCGTATTAGCAGTTTATGGATTGCAGGGAGAAAGAATTCCGGCTTTTACTGGTGTTTGGTTACAAGGGCGAAAAGTTGCGGCTATTGGCATTAAAGTCAGCCGTTGGATTACCATGCATGGCTTTGCATTGAATGTTTGTCCAGACATGACAGGCTTTGAACGCATTGTACCCTGTGGTATCTCTGATAAACCTGTAGGCAGTTTAGCCGAATGGATTCCAAATATTACCTGCCAAGAAGTGCGTTTTCATGTAGCAGAGTGCTTTGCAGAAGTGTTTGGCGTAGAAATAGTAGAGTCCCAGCCCGAAGGATTTTTCCGGTCTGAGTAA
- the hpf gene encoding ribosome hibernation-promoting factor, HPF/YfiA family, giving the protein MKLVIHGKNIEITDAIREYVHQKIEKAVSHFQSITNEVDVHLSVARNPRINPRQAAEVTIYANGSVIRAEESSENLYASIDLVADKIARQLRKYKERRQDHKTHAQPTEEVVAESVVVTDLIGDRTPELPSEVVRTKYFSMPPMTLAEALEQLQLVGHDFYMFRNAETGEINVIYERNHGGYGVIQPRNGNGHTNGKNGKSSHANVVMAEKSHLSK; this is encoded by the coding sequence ATGAAGCTTGTCATCCACGGCAAAAATATTGAAATCACCGATGCAATTCGTGAGTATGTACATCAAAAAATTGAAAAAGCAGTTAGTCACTTTCAGAGCATTACAAATGAAGTGGATGTGCATCTTAGCGTAGCCCGTAATCCCCGAATTAATCCTAGACAAGCGGCTGAAGTAACTATTTATGCCAATGGCAGCGTGATCCGTGCGGAGGAAAGCAGCGAAAATTTATACGCCAGCATTGACTTAGTGGCAGATAAAATTGCCCGTCAACTGCGGAAATACAAAGAACGGCGTCAAGATCACAAAACTCATGCCCAACCAACAGAAGAAGTTGTTGCAGAGTCAGTAGTAGTGACAGATTTGATTGGCGATCGCACTCCCGAACTACCCAGCGAAGTCGTCCGCACGAAATATTTTTCCATGCCTCCGATGACCCTTGCAGAAGCCTTGGAACAGCTGCAACTCGTAGGACACGACTTTTATATGTTCCGAAATGCTGAAACAGGCGAGATAAATGTCATTTATGAACGTAACCACGGCGGTTATGGCGTAATTCAACCCCGCAATGGTAACGGTCATACCAACGGCAAGAATGGCAAGTCATCTCACGCGAATGTTGTGATGGCGGAAAAGTCGCATTTGAGTAAATGA
- a CDS encoding peroxiredoxin — translation MSVKVGDTAPNFSLPAQNGSTVSLQDFRGKKAVVLYFYPKDDTPGCTAESCAFRDQYEVFKSTGAEVLGVSGDSTESHQRFAAKYNLPFTLLTDKGDQVRKLYGATAAFGLFPGRVTYVIDQQGVVQYVFDSMFNFKGHVEEALKTLQQLVK, via the coding sequence ATGTCAGTCAAAGTTGGAGATACCGCTCCTAATTTCAGTCTACCTGCTCAAAATGGCTCAACAGTTAGCCTGCAAGATTTTCGGGGCAAAAAAGCTGTTGTTTTATATTTTTACCCCAAAGATGACACACCAGGTTGTACAGCTGAATCCTGCGCCTTTCGCGATCAGTATGAAGTTTTTAAAAGCACTGGTGCTGAAGTTCTCGGCGTGAGTGGTGACTCCACTGAATCCCACCAGCGATTTGCTGCCAAGTATAATCTACCTTTTACTCTGTTAACCGACAAAGGCGACCAAGTACGAAAGCTATATGGCGCAACAGCCGCCTTTGGCTTATTCCCTGGTCGCGTTACCTACGTCATTGACCAACAGGGAGTTGTGCAATACGTATTTGATTCAATGTTTAACTTTAAAGGTCACGTTGAGGAAGCGCTAAAAACGCTGCAACAGCTTGTGAAATAG
- a CDS encoding acyltransferase family protein, protein MRLTSLDVFRGITIAAMILVNMMGVADDVYPPFAHANWHGCTPTDLVFPFFLFIIGVAMTFSLSKYTEDNKPNSAVYWRILRRAAILFVLGLVLNGFWNQGVWTFDLGSIRLMGVLQRISITYLLASLIVLNLPRKGQWILAAVLLVGYWLTMMYLPVPDYGAGVLTREGNFGAYVDRLIIPKAHLYKGDGFKFMGDPEGLFSSIPAIVNVLAGYFTGQWIRSQPVQSRTSIGLGLFGVGCLIIGWAWGWTFPINKKLWTSSYVVFTTGWALLLLAACYELIEVRLIRRWGKPFEIMGLNAIALFVASVLLIKILVKTTIGTGENAPSTYNWIYQNFFASWAGVLNGSLFFGIVTVLLWWVVGVVMYRQRWFLKV, encoded by the coding sequence ATGCGCCTGACTTCACTGGATGTTTTTCGCGGTATTACCATCGCTGCGATGATTCTCGTCAATATGATGGGAGTTGCAGACGATGTGTATCCTCCCTTCGCCCACGCTAATTGGCACGGCTGTACACCAACTGACTTGGTATTTCCTTTTTTTCTCTTCATTATCGGTGTAGCGATGACTTTTTCTCTGTCGAAGTACACCGAAGATAATAAGCCAAACTCAGCTGTTTACTGGCGGATATTGCGCCGCGCCGCCATTCTCTTTGTTTTGGGATTAGTACTAAATGGCTTTTGGAATCAAGGTGTTTGGACTTTTGATTTAGGTAGCATCCGGTTGATGGGGGTGTTGCAACGCATCAGCATTACCTATCTGCTGGCTTCTTTAATAGTTCTCAACTTGCCGCGCAAAGGGCAATGGATACTAGCAGCAGTGCTACTCGTCGGCTACTGGCTAACGATGATGTATCTACCAGTACCCGATTATGGGGCGGGAGTTCTGACGCGGGAAGGTAATTTCGGTGCTTATGTTGATCGGCTGATTATTCCGAAAGCACATTTATATAAAGGTGATGGTTTCAAGTTTATGGGAGATCCAGAGGGACTTTTCAGTAGCATTCCTGCAATAGTTAATGTCCTCGCTGGCTACTTCACTGGGCAATGGATACGCAGCCAGCCTGTACAGTCGCGCACAAGTATCGGGTTAGGATTATTTGGAGTCGGTTGTTTAATTATTGGTTGGGCGTGGGGGTGGACATTCCCCATTAATAAAAAATTGTGGACAAGTTCTTATGTGGTTTTTACAACAGGTTGGGCATTGTTGTTGCTAGCAGCTTGTTATGAACTCATCGAAGTACGGCTGATACGTCGCTGGGGTAAACCTTTTGAAATTATGGGCTTAAATGCGATCGCTCTTTTCGTTGCATCTGTTTTATTGATTAAAATCTTAGTCAAAACCACTATTGGTACAGGAGAAAACGCTCCTAGTACCTACAATTGGATTTACCAGAATTTTTTTGCATCTTGGGCAGGGGTGCTGAATGGTTCCCTGTTTTTTGGCATAGTTACAGTGTTGTTGTGGTGGGTTGTTGGTGTTGTGATGTATCGCCAACGCTGGTTTTTGAAAGTGTAA
- a CDS encoding nitrate ABC transporter ATP-binding protein (This model describes the ATP binding subunits of ATP-binding cassette (ABC) transporters for nitrate transport, or for bicarbonate transport, in bacteria and archaea.), with protein MQNRNSTITDIRNPLENTARTRQPFLQIKDVTKVYPTKKGPFTVLDGVNLNVEQGEFICVIGHSGCGKSTLLNMVSGFNFPTSGQVLLEGQPITKPGPDRMVVFQNYALLPWRTAFENIYLAVNAVYPNKPQAEKRAIVRDHLAMVGLADAMEKKPMQMSGGMRQRVSIARALAIRPKVLILDEPFGALDAITKEELQEELLKIWNENRCTVLMITHDIDEALFLADKLVMMTNGPHAKIGEVMEIPFSRPRDRARIMEDPQYYQLRNYALDFLFNRFAHDDVG; from the coding sequence ATGCAAAACCGTAACTCAACAATTACCGACATCAGAAACCCACTAGAAAATACAGCCCGCACCCGCCAGCCCTTCCTACAAATCAAAGACGTTACCAAAGTCTATCCCACAAAAAAAGGCCCTTTCACCGTACTCGATGGCGTTAACCTCAACGTCGAACAAGGCGAATTTATTTGTGTCATCGGTCACTCTGGCTGTGGTAAATCTACGCTGTTAAATATGGTATCCGGTTTTAACTTTCCCACCTCTGGGCAAGTATTACTAGAAGGACAGCCCATTACCAAACCAGGCCCAGACAGAATGGTTGTCTTCCAAAACTATGCCTTGTTACCGTGGCGGACTGCTTTTGAAAATATTTACTTAGCTGTGAACGCCGTTTATCCCAATAAACCACAAGCTGAAAAAAGAGCGATCGTCCGCGATCATTTAGCAATGGTGGGACTGGCTGACGCAATGGAAAAGAAACCAATGCAAATGTCCGGTGGTATGAGACAAAGAGTTTCCATCGCCCGCGCTTTGGCGATTCGCCCCAAAGTCTTAATTTTAGACGAACCTTTTGGGGCGTTGGATGCCATCACCAAAGAAGAGTTACAAGAAGAGCTCCTGAAAATTTGGAATGAAAACCGCTGCACAGTGTTGATGATTACCCACGACATCGATGAGGCGCTATTTTTAGCAGATAAATTGGTGATGATGACCAACGGCCCACATGCAAAGATTGGCGAAGTCATGGAAATACCTTTTTCTCGTCCCCGCGATCGCGCCCGCATCATGGAAGATCCACAATATTATCAACTGCGTAACTATGCCCTGGACTTCCTGTTTAACCGTTTCGCCCACGATGACGTAGGTTAA